CCAGCAGCCAGTGCCTTGGCGATGTCGCCGGAGTAGCGAACGCCGCCGTCGGCGATCAGTGGAACGCCGGTGCCAGCCAGTGCTTGAGCCACGCTGTCGATGGCCATGATCTGGGGAACGCCCACACCGGCCACGATACGGGTGGTGCAGATGGAGCCCGGGCCGATACCGACCTTGACCGCATCAGCGCCCGCCTCGACCAGTGCCAGAGCCGCAGCGCCGGTGGCGATGTTGCCGCCGATCACGTCGACTTGCGGATAATTTTCCTTGACCCAGCGAACGCGGTCGATCACGCCCTTGCTGTGGCCGTGAGCCGTGTCCACCACGATGGCGTCCACACCCGCCTTGACCAGAGCAGCCACACGCTCTTCGGTGCCAGCGCCCACGCCAACTGCAGCGGCCACGCGCAGGCGACCAGCGGAGTCACGCGCTGCGTTGGGGAAGCTGGTTTGCTTGTTGATGTCCTTGACGGTGATGAGGCCCTTGAGCTCGAACGCGTCGTTCACGACGAGGATGCGCTCCAGCTTGTGCTTGTTCAGCAGGACCTTGGCCTGTGCGGGCGTGGTGCCGTCTTTTTCGTTCACGGTGATCAGGCGCTCGCGGGGCGTCATGATCTCTTTGACTCGCACGTCGTAGCGGGTTTCGAAGCGCACATCACGGCTGGTGACAATGCCGACGACCTTGCCGCCATCGACCACCGGGAAGCCCGAAATGCCACGCTCTTCGGAGAGCTGCAGCACTTGCAGAACGGTGTGTTCAGGGGTGATTACCACGGGGTCGTGCACCACGCCGGATTCGTGGCGCTTGACCTTCGAAACCTCGGCAGCCTGCTCTTGGGCAGTCATGTTCTTGTGAACGACGCCAATGCCGCCTTCCTGAGCGATGGCAATGGCCAGGCGCGCTTCAGTCACCGTGTCCATGGCAGCGGACACGAGAGGCAGGTTCAGGGTGATGTTGCGTGTGAAACGCGTTGCGAGAGAAGTGTCCTTGGGCAGGACTTGGGAGAATGCGGGCACCAGCAACACATCGTCGAAGGTGAGCGCTTTACCGAGGAGGCGCATCTGAAAGCTCCAAAAAAACGATTGTACCCGCCGGGTAACATTTCTGCAGAAAGCAGGGAAAAAGCGCTTTGATCCCCCCTGCTGTCACCGCTACACTTGACGAGATGAAACCTCACAAGCTTCTTTTGTTGATCCTCGCCAGCACATGGGCGCTGGGAGCGTCTGCGCAATGGCAATGGCTGGACAAGGACGGCCGCAAGGTCTTCAGTGACCGTCCGCCGCCACTGGAAGTGCCGCAAAAGAACATTCTCAAGCAGCCAGGTTACGGCAAGGCGTCAAGCCAACCCGTTCCGGCACAAGCCCCCGCAGCAGCCACCACCGCCGCGCCAGCCAGCGCTGCCGCCAGCGCATCGGCTGCGCCGCAGGTGTCCGGCAAGGACAAGAAACTGGAAGAAGCCAAGGCCAAGGCCGACGCGGAAGAAGCTTCCAAAAAGAAGGCTGAAGAAGAACGCATTGCCAAGGTGAAGGCCGACAACTGTGCCCGTGCCCGCAAGTCGCAAACCTCGCTGACCTCGGGTGGCCTGATCGGCACCGTGAACGACAAGGGCGAACGCGGCTTCATGGATGACGCCACGCGTGAGGCCGAACTCAAGCGCGCTCAGGGCGTGATCGCCTCGGACTGTAGCTAACGACCCACATTCGATGGCTGTTTATAGATTTTTCAAACTCAGTTTGCAAAATTCATAAAACACAGCAATCACTCACAAAAAAACCAGATCCGATGATCTGGCTTTTTGCTTTTCAGGCGAGCCGCGTGATTCAGTAACCGGCCTTGGCCCCGTCGCGGCGCTTGGAAAACAACCCCGCCCCACGGCTGCCCTGACTGGCAAAACGCTCGCGGCGCGCCACCTTGGGGTCCACCTTGAGCGCGCGGCACCATTCCACGCGGTCCAGATCATGCAGACGGCGTTGCAGGGCGGCCGACTTGCCCCAGATGCTGGCGGCATATTTGCCATCAGCGGCATCCGCCACGTTCAGCCCGCAGGCCTTGAGTGCATCCTGCACGCTCGCGCCCGCTGGCAAGGTGATTTCCCACTCCCGTGTCTGCCCGGCTTGGGCCGAGGTCACGACGGTGATGTGCAGATCAGCTATAGCCATGGCCTTAGCCATAGACCTTTTCGGCGCGCGCGATGAACGCGTCCACCATCGAGCCCGCGATCTTGTCGAACACCGGGCCGACGATGGCGGCCAGCGCCATGCTGTCGAAGCCGTAGCTCAGTTGCAGCTCCACCTTGCAGGCGCGCTGCGAGCCGTCACCCACGGGATGGAAATACCAGTCGCCCTCCAGCTTGGAGAACGGCCCCTTCACCAGACGCATGCCCACGCGGTGGTTAAGTTCATGCGTGTTGCGGGTGATGAAGGACTTGTGGAATCCGCCCAGCGACATGCCGACCTCGGCGGTCATGCCCTCGTCGTCCACTTCCAGCACCTTGGTCGAATCGCACCACGGAAGAAACTCCGGGTACTTGGCCACATCGGTGACGAGCTTGAACATTTCCTCTGGGCTGTACCAGATCAGGACGGACTTGTTGACTGTTTTCATGAAAATTGCACGGGCCTGCTGGCTTGGAAGCTGGCAGGCGAATCAGCTCATCGCACTGAATACCGGGGGCATTCGGCACAAGGAACTAAAATCAGGGATTGCGAGACGACAACCCGTTATTGTAGAGAGAGCTTATTCCCTCAGGTTGTAGCTGGAAGGACTTTGAATCTTCCCAATGGGCCGCATCTAATCACCATGGCAACAAAAAAACCAGAAACATCGTCGCGCATTGCTGACAACAAGAAAGCCGCCTTCAATTACTTCTTCGAAGAACGCCACGAGGCAGGCATGGTCCTGCACGGCTGGGAAGTGAAGGCGCTGCGCGAAGGCAAGGTACAGCTGACCGACGGCTACGTGATCATCAAGGACGGCGAGCTGTTCCTGATCGGCTGCCAGATCAACCCGCTCAGAACCGCGTCCACCCACGTGAGCCCCGACGCTGCGCGCATCAAGAAGCTGCTGCTGCACAAGGAAGAAATCAAGCGCCTGATCGGCAAGGTCGAGCAAAAGGGCTACACGCTCGTGCCCATCAACCTGCACTGGAAGAACGGCATCGCCAAGTGCGAGATCGCGCTCGCCAAGGGCAAGGCCGAGCACGACAAGCGCGACGTGATCAAGGACCGCGAAGGCAAGCGCGAGGTGGAGCGCGCGATGAAGAGCCGCCATCGCTGAGCGTCGAATCTTTTTCGCTCCAGCAAACAGAAACAGCTCCTTTTCGGGAGCTGTTTTGCTTTGGGGATCGAACTCGAACAAGCGCGATCAACGCACCTTCGAAATCTGCGTC
This genomic stretch from Diaphorobacter sp. HDW4B harbors:
- the guaB gene encoding IMP dehydrogenase — protein: MRLLGKALTFDDVLLVPAFSQVLPKDTSLATRFTRNITLNLPLVSAAMDTVTEARLAIAIAQEGGIGVVHKNMTAQEQAAEVSKVKRHESGVVHDPVVITPEHTVLQVLQLSEERGISGFPVVDGGKVVGIVTSRDVRFETRYDVRVKEIMTPRERLITVNEKDGTTPAQAKVLLNKHKLERILVVNDAFELKGLITVKDINKQTSFPNAARDSAGRLRVAAAVGVGAGTEERVAALVKAGVDAIVVDTAHGHSKGVIDRVRWVKENYPQVDVIGGNIATGAAALALVEAGADAVKVGIGPGSICTTRIVAGVGVPQIMAIDSVAQALAGTGVPLIADGGVRYSGDIAKALAAGASTIMMGGMFAGTEEAPGEVILYQGRSYKSYRGMGSIGAMQQGSADRYFQEATTGNPNADKLVPEGIEGRVPYKGSVIAIIFQMAGGVRAAMGYCGCGTIQDMNDKAEFVEITSAGIRESHVHDVQITKEAPNYRAD
- a CDS encoding DUF4124 domain-containing protein produces the protein MKPHKLLLLILASTWALGASAQWQWLDKDGRKVFSDRPPPLEVPQKNILKQPGYGKASSQPVPAQAPAAATTAAPASAAASASAAPQVSGKDKKLEEAKAKADAEEASKKKAEEERIAKVKADNCARARKSQTSLTSGGLIGTVNDKGERGFMDDATREAELKRAQGVIASDCS
- a CDS encoding RnfH family protein, translating into MAIADLHITVVTSAQAGQTREWEITLPAGASVQDALKACGLNVADAADGKYAASIWGKSAALQRRLHDLDRVEWCRALKVDPKVARRERFASQGSRGAGLFSKRRDGAKAGY
- a CDS encoding type II toxin-antitoxin system RatA family toxin codes for the protein MKTVNKSVLIWYSPEEMFKLVTDVAKYPEFLPWCDSTKVLEVDDEGMTAEVGMSLGGFHKSFITRNTHELNHRVGMRLVKGPFSKLEGDWYFHPVGDGSQRACKVELQLSYGFDSMALAAIVGPVFDKIAGSMVDAFIARAEKVYG
- the smpB gene encoding SsrA-binding protein SmpB; protein product: MATKKPETSSRIADNKKAAFNYFFEERHEAGMVLHGWEVKALREGKVQLTDGYVIIKDGELFLIGCQINPLRTASTHVSPDAARIKKLLLHKEEIKRLIGKVEQKGYTLVPINLHWKNGIAKCEIALAKGKAEHDKRDVIKDREGKREVERAMKSRHR